One region of Microbacterium sufflavum genomic DNA includes:
- a CDS encoding DNA topoisomerase IB → MARLIRVVPGVDPGFRRQRSGSGFRYVDPTGAPAPEADRERINDLVIPPAWRDVWIAADPLAHIQAVGIDQADRKQYLYHPLWRVSRDRRKFVRALDLASALPSARAQVTRALREEGQTKDRALAIAFRLLDDAALRIGSERYLARHGSRGLTTLRRRDVRLSGRDVALSFPAKSGRTASIEITDEALAEALTDFAAGASNAFLLAYRKGRRRVKITPAEVNAYLKDVLGASFTAKDFRTLHGTIIAADALARIGALDRKGQRAQAERLAVQAAATALGNTTAVARNSYIDPRVFRQYARGRTLDLDVTPETAIRRLLGGPETSRKINRRGTSRGRRSAAARAA, encoded by the coding sequence ATGGCGCGGCTGATCAGGGTGGTGCCGGGCGTCGACCCGGGGTTCCGTCGACAGCGGTCGGGTTCCGGGTTCCGCTACGTCGACCCGACCGGCGCACCGGCGCCCGAGGCTGACCGGGAGCGCATCAACGACCTGGTCATCCCGCCCGCGTGGCGCGACGTGTGGATCGCGGCCGACCCGCTCGCGCATATCCAGGCCGTCGGCATCGACCAGGCCGACCGCAAGCAGTACCTCTACCACCCGCTGTGGCGCGTCTCCCGCGACCGCCGGAAGTTCGTGCGCGCCCTCGATCTGGCCTCCGCGCTCCCGAGCGCGAGGGCGCAGGTGACCAGGGCGCTGCGCGAAGAGGGGCAGACCAAGGACAGGGCCCTCGCGATCGCGTTCCGACTGCTCGACGACGCGGCCCTGCGCATCGGATCCGAGCGGTACCTCGCGCGTCACGGCAGCCGTGGACTGACCACGCTGAGGCGCCGCGACGTGCGCCTCAGCGGCCGCGACGTCGCACTGTCGTTCCCCGCCAAGAGCGGTCGCACCGCCTCGATCGAGATCACCGACGAGGCCCTCGCGGAGGCGCTCACGGACTTCGCGGCGGGAGCCTCGAATGCGTTCCTGCTCGCGTACCGCAAGGGGAGGAGGCGTGTGAAGATCACCCCCGCGGAGGTGAACGCGTACCTCAAGGACGTGTTGGGGGCGAGCTTCACGGCGAAGGACTTCCGCACGCTGCACGGCACGATCATCGCCGCCGACGCCCTCGCCCGCATCGGGGCCCTCGACCGCAAGGGTCAGCGCGCTCAGGCCGAGCGGCTGGCCGTGCAGGCCGCCGCGACCGCGCTCGGGAACACGACCGCCGTCGCCCGCAACAGTTACATCGACCCGCGGGTGTTCCGGCAGTACGCTCGCGGACGCACCCTCGACCTCGACGTGACCCCCGAGACCGCGATCCGTCGCCTCCTCGGCGGTCCCGAGACCTCCCGCAAGATCAACCGGCGAGGGACGAGCAGAGGGCGGCGATCAGCAGCGGCACGAGCCGCGTGA
- the pepN gene encoding aminopeptidase N has protein sequence MDTANLTREETAARSAAVTLHRIRVELDLTGAPERARTGFPTATTLEFDATTDATWLDFIGEEVRRVEVNGEEREVDYDGARIAITGLAPSNVVRVEAVGAYSRSGEGLHRFHDPADDRTYLYTQYEPADARRVMACFEQPDLKAEYTFVVDAPSGWEVLSNQSPAHVDLGVGVQRVEFAPTLPISSYITAVAAGPYTRVDGEWTRDEQRIALGLFVRRSLAEHLESDEILEVTRQGLDFFTEAFAYPYPWGKYDQLFVPEYNLGAMENPGLVTFTESYLSRGAATDAQRAARANTILHEMAHMWFGDLVTMTWWDDLWLKESFADYMGSHASAVATRFHDAWVTFAMRRKSWAYQQDQLPTTHPIVADIPDLEAAKLNFDGITYAKGASVLKQLVAYVGDEAFFEGARRYFAANAFGNTTLDDFLVVLSEASGRDMSDWAAAWLQTTGVSTLWIEADDDGRRTLVQSGTRPHRLRIGFYDRVDGRIVRREQRELDLPGERVELDVPEADLVLLNDDDLTYAKARMDDRSLATAEESLSAIEDPLARALVWSSLWNATRDGELDAGRFLRIARAHAPAEPNGGLLGAAIQNAAFTVRHFVADERRVEEQRAWTEAAWSALQAAEAGSDAQLSWARALATASAFDDVHHADLRDMLDGRGPDGLVIDPDLRWQLLTALVTTGHADGADIAAEEERDDTGDGRTAARRARASRPEAPVRAAAWAAAWDDRSLTNDHLDAEIAGFRAGGRRDLISDFDAEYFSRIRDAWSERSIELAQRLVIGLFPAGDTLDPVDAWLDANADAPAALRRLVVEQRDHLARDLRVRAGQA, from the coding sequence ATGGACACCGCCAACCTGACCCGCGAGGAGACCGCCGCGCGATCCGCGGCCGTCACCCTCCACCGCATCCGCGTCGAGCTCGACCTGACCGGAGCGCCGGAGCGGGCCCGCACCGGATTCCCCACCGCGACCACGCTGGAGTTCGACGCGACGACCGACGCGACCTGGCTCGACTTCATCGGCGAGGAGGTGCGCCGCGTCGAGGTGAACGGCGAGGAGCGCGAGGTCGACTACGACGGAGCACGGATCGCGATCACCGGTCTGGCACCGTCCAACGTGGTGCGGGTCGAGGCGGTCGGCGCTTACAGCCGCTCGGGGGAGGGGCTGCACCGCTTCCACGACCCCGCCGACGACCGCACCTACCTGTACACGCAGTACGAGCCGGCGGACGCCCGCCGCGTGATGGCGTGCTTCGAGCAGCCCGACCTCAAGGCCGAGTACACCTTCGTGGTCGATGCGCCGTCGGGGTGGGAAGTGCTGTCCAACCAGTCGCCCGCCCATGTGGACCTCGGCGTGGGCGTGCAGCGCGTGGAGTTCGCCCCTACGCTGCCGATCTCCAGCTACATCACCGCGGTGGCCGCGGGACCGTACACCCGCGTGGACGGGGAGTGGACGCGCGACGAGCAGCGCATCGCCCTCGGACTGTTCGTGCGACGCTCGCTGGCCGAGCACCTCGAGTCGGACGAGATCCTGGAGGTCACGCGGCAGGGGCTCGACTTCTTCACCGAGGCCTTCGCCTATCCGTACCCCTGGGGCAAGTACGACCAGCTCTTCGTACCCGAGTACAACCTCGGCGCGATGGAGAACCCCGGGCTGGTGACCTTCACCGAGTCCTACCTCTCGCGCGGTGCCGCCACCGACGCACAGCGGGCGGCCAGGGCCAACACGATCCTGCACGAGATGGCTCACATGTGGTTCGGCGACCTCGTGACCATGACCTGGTGGGACGACCTGTGGCTCAAGGAGTCGTTCGCCGACTACATGGGCTCGCACGCGTCCGCGGTGGCGACGCGCTTCCACGACGCCTGGGTCACGTTCGCGATGCGGCGCAAGTCGTGGGCCTATCAGCAGGATCAGCTGCCGACGACGCACCCAATCGTGGCCGACATCCCCGATCTCGAGGCGGCGAAGCTCAACTTCGACGGCATCACGTACGCCAAGGGTGCCTCGGTGCTGAAGCAGCTGGTCGCCTACGTCGGCGACGAGGCGTTCTTCGAGGGCGCGCGACGCTACTTCGCGGCGAACGCCTTCGGCAACACCACGCTCGACGACTTCCTCGTGGTGCTGAGCGAGGCGTCCGGGCGCGACATGAGCGACTGGGCGGCGGCGTGGTTGCAGACCACCGGGGTCTCGACGCTGTGGATCGAGGCGGACGACGACGGCCGCCGCACCCTCGTGCAGAGCGGGACCCGTCCGCATCGGCTCCGCATCGGCTTCTACGACCGGGTCGACGGTCGGATCGTCCGCCGCGAGCAGCGGGAGCTCGACCTTCCCGGCGAGCGGGTCGAGCTCGACGTCCCCGAAGCGGACCTCGTGCTCCTGAACGACGACGACCTCACCTACGCGAAGGCGAGAATGGACGACCGCTCGCTGGCGACCGCGGAGGAGTCGCTCTCGGCCATCGAGGACCCCCTGGCGCGGGCGCTCGTGTGGTCGTCGCTGTGGAACGCGACCCGCGACGGTGAGCTCGATGCGGGACGCTTCCTGCGCATCGCCCGTGCTCACGCCCCGGCCGAGCCGAACGGCGGACTGTTGGGGGCGGCGATCCAGAACGCCGCGTTCACCGTGCGCCACTTCGTGGCCGACGAACGCCGGGTCGAGGAGCAGCGCGCCTGGACGGAGGCCGCCTGGTCGGCGCTGCAGGCCGCGGAGGCGGGAAGTGACGCGCAGCTGTCGTGGGCGCGAGCGCTGGCGACGGCCTCGGCGTTCGACGATGTGCACCACGCCGACCTGCGCGACATGCTCGACGGCCGGGGTCCGGACGGTCTCGTGATCGATCCCGACCTGCGGTGGCAGCTGCTGACCGCGCTCGTCACCACCGGACACGCCGACGGTGCCGACATCGCGGCGGAGGAGGAGCGGGACGACACCGGCGACGGACGCACGGCCGCCCGCCGTGCCCGCGCGTCGCGCCCGGAGGCGCCCGTGCGCGCCGCGGCCTGGGCGGCTGCCTGGGATGACCGCTCGCTGACGAACGACCACCTGGACGCCGAGATCGCCGGGTTCCGCGCGGGCGGCCGTCGCGACCTGATCTCCGATTTCGACGCGGAGTACTTCTCCCGCATCCGCGACGCGTGGAGCGAGCGGAGCATCGAGCTGGCGCAGCGCCTGGTGATCGGGCTGTTCCCGGCCGGTGACACGCTCGACCCCGTCGACGCGTGGCTCGATGCGAACGCGGACGCCCCGGCGGCGCTGCGTCGCCTCGTGGTGGAGCAGCGCGACCACCTGGCGCGGGATCTCCGGGTCCGCGCCGGCCAGGCCTAG
- a CDS encoding GNAT family N-acetyltransferase: MIDDDLDDLAALLGDPAVMTYYPAPKTRAESAAWIVRMRERYAQDGHGLWTLETHDGAFVGDCGLTWQSSNGQPVLEVGYHVRAELQGRGYATEAARACVELVGRELAPTLLTAIIHPDNTASRRVAEKLGMRHIDDDRAHPWIVRTVMGMSVEPI; the protein is encoded by the coding sequence ATGATCGACGACGACCTCGACGACCTCGCCGCGCTCCTCGGCGACCCCGCGGTGATGACCTACTATCCCGCGCCGAAGACCCGCGCCGAGAGCGCCGCGTGGATCGTCCGCATGCGCGAGCGCTACGCGCAGGACGGGCACGGCCTGTGGACCCTGGAGACCCACGACGGCGCGTTCGTTGGTGACTGCGGTCTCACGTGGCAGTCGTCGAACGGGCAACCCGTGCTCGAGGTCGGCTACCACGTGCGCGCGGAGCTCCAGGGGCGCGGCTACGCCACGGAGGCCGCACGCGCCTGCGTCGAGCTCGTCGGGCGCGAGCTCGCGCCGACGCTGCTGACCGCGATCATTCACCCCGACAACACCGCGTCCCGCCGGGTCGCCGAGAAGCTCGGCATGCGCCACATCGACGACGACCGAGCGCACCCGTGGATCGTGCGCACGGTCATGGGGATGAGCGTCGAGCCGATCTAG
- a CDS encoding MBL fold metallo-hydrolase — translation MRVSKFEHAALRLDLNGQTLLIDPGSFTTPPDDLSGLVGVVLTHEHPDHWTPEQLDRILRAAPGTPVYGPEGVARAADGYDITVVSPGDTIEVGPFTLRFFGGTHAVIHSSIPTIDNVGVLVNDELYYPGDSYAVPEGVDVQTLAAPLGGPWLKIGEAMDYVLAVKPRRAFGTHDMTLSVIGRNMHRQRLQWATEQNGGEFFVLDPGDTLDL, via the coding sequence ATGCGCGTCTCCAAGTTCGAACATGCCGCCCTCCGTCTCGACCTCAACGGTCAGACCCTCCTGATCGATCCCGGCTCCTTCACCACGCCGCCCGACGACCTCAGCGGACTCGTGGGGGTCGTGCTGACCCACGAGCACCCCGACCACTGGACGCCGGAGCAGCTGGATCGGATCCTCCGTGCCGCGCCCGGCACCCCCGTCTACGGCCCGGAAGGGGTCGCCCGGGCGGCAGACGGCTACGACATCACGGTGGTCTCGCCCGGCGACACGATCGAGGTCGGACCGTTCACACTGCGTTTCTTCGGCGGCACCCACGCCGTGATCCACTCCTCGATCCCGACCATCGACAACGTCGGCGTGCTCGTGAACGACGAGCTCTACTACCCCGGCGACTCGTACGCGGTGCCCGAGGGCGTGGACGTGCAGACCCTGGCCGCACCGCTCGGCGGCCCGTGGCTCAAGATCGGCGAGGCGATGGACTACGTGCTCGCCGTCAAGCCGCGCCGGGCGTTCGGCACGCACGACATGACGCTGTCCGTGATCGGCAGGAACATGCACCGGCAGCGGCTGCAGTGGGCGACGGAACAGAACGGCGGCGAGTTCTTCGTGCTCGACCCCGGCGACACGCTCGACCTGTGA